From Synoicihabitans lomoniglobus, the proteins below share one genomic window:
- a CDS encoding RDD family protein: MWLDVVCLSPLVILTLWGNSTFRLFQAYYFIPGLVISALYSIYLVKRFGGTPGKLILGLRITKMDSSPVGYREAILRELPNYLFHIVLSVGLVASALHLTDAEYLALGWKDRSIRLKDLTPGFYGPVQIAQTVWIWSEFFVLLTNEKKRAIHDFIAGTVVIVKDSNQSVQRTAAAAQPPPLT, translated from the coding sequence ATGTGGCTGGACGTTGTATGCCTATCCCCTCTCGTGATTTTGACCTTGTGGGGGAATTCTACCTTTCGGCTATTTCAGGCCTATTACTTCATCCCGGGACTGGTGATCAGTGCCCTTTATTCCATTTACTTGGTGAAGCGATTCGGGGGCACGCCAGGGAAGTTGATCCTCGGACTACGAATCACGAAAATGGATAGTAGCCCTGTTGGATATCGTGAAGCCATACTCCGCGAGTTGCCGAATTACCTTTTTCACATCGTGCTTTCGGTTGGCTTGGTTGCTTCGGCCCTCCACCTTACGGACGCAGAATATTTGGCTCTTGGATGGAAGGATAGGTCGATCCGGCTGAAAGATCTGACACCGGGATTTTACGGCCCAGTCCAGATTGCGCAGACCGTATGGATTTGGAGCGAGTTCTTTGTTCTGCTCACCAACGAAAAGAAGCGTGCGATTCATGATTTCATCGCTGGCACTGTAGTTATAGTAAAAGATTCGAACCAGTCAGTGCAGAGAACAGCGGCCGCTGCGCAGCCACCGCCTCTGACCTGA
- a CDS encoding IS91 family transposase gives MSALAEWLGAQAPGYACTHAISPAQRRALAAIARCRTPEMGGRVYRCAHCTKHDFAYHSCHHRSCPRCGGARTAAWTQRQRDRLLPVPYFMVTFTLPAPLRAIFAAEPKVMIDLLFGESARALQSIASLPKHLGADLGMTGVLHTWGRQMQLHPHVHFIVPGGGLAEEGSAWRHTHKPAWLMPSAPVAARFRQGMAAALRAALPSWHAQVPDSCWRKKWVVDIQHVGSGVAAIKYLARYVQRTAISDERIRSMDAQSVRLGYRDSASGEHKECTLEAGEFMRRYLQHVLPAGVHRVRHFGWEHPAAWRRRRVVETLLEVEIVVRPKQAEDVVQWHLVCPHCQAESLRCVGTLPRVARSPPFVSRAA, from the coding sequence GTGTCGGCCTTGGCCGAGTGGCTCGGGGCGCAAGCCCCGGGCTACGCGTGCACGCATGCCATCAGCCCGGCGCAGCGCCGGGCGTTGGCGGCGATCGCGCGGTGTCGGACGCCCGAGATGGGCGGCCGCGTGTATCGCTGTGCCCACTGCACAAAGCACGACTTCGCCTACCATAGCTGCCATCACCGCTCGTGTCCGCGGTGCGGCGGGGCCCGCACGGCGGCATGGACGCAGCGCCAGCGGGACCGCTTGCTGCCGGTGCCATATTTTATGGTGACCTTCACACTGCCCGCACCGCTGCGCGCGATCTTCGCGGCGGAGCCGAAGGTGATGATCGACCTGCTCTTTGGCGAGTCGGCCCGCGCGCTGCAATCGATCGCGTCGTTGCCCAAACACCTCGGAGCCGATCTGGGCATGACCGGCGTGTTGCACACGTGGGGACGCCAGATGCAGTTGCATCCGCATGTCCACTTCATCGTGCCGGGCGGTGGTTTGGCTGAAGAGGGTTCCGCGTGGCGCCATACCCACAAACCCGCGTGGCTGATGCCGTCTGCACCGGTCGCGGCGCGCTTTCGCCAAGGCATGGCAGCGGCGCTGCGCGCCGCGTTGCCTTCGTGGCACGCGCAGGTGCCCGATTCCTGCTGGCGGAAAAAGTGGGTGGTCGACATCCAGCACGTCGGCTCCGGGGTCGCCGCGATCAAATACCTCGCACGTTACGTGCAGCGCACCGCCATCAGCGACGAGCGTATCCGTTCCATGGATGCTCAGTCGGTGCGCCTCGGCTACCGCGACAGTGCGAGTGGTGAGCACAAGGAGTGCACGTTGGAGGCGGGTGAGTTCATGCGGCGATACTTGCAGCACGTCTTGCCCGCCGGAGTCCATCGTGTGCGCCACTTCGGCTGGGAGCACCCGGCGGCGTGGCGGCGACGGCGGGTCGTCGAGACCTTGCTCGAAGTGGAGATCGTCGTGCGCCCGAAGCAGGCCGAAGACGTGGTGCAGTGGCACCTGGTGTGCCCGCATTGCCAAGCCGAGTCGTTGCGCTGCGTCGGCACCCTGCCACGCGTCGCGCGTTCGCCGCCGTTCGTCTCACGGGCCGCATGA
- a CDS encoding tyrosine-type recombinase/integrase encodes MSKNKSTRKGRDFRRDVTEQYQSLVRFDEMLKLRSMAFSTRSEYVRYVRKLAQHVKRDPAELNEAQLRAYLLHLKEVHHYSGSTMRTAVCAMRNFYGKLLGHPWKLFDLVRSPDRKTLPAVLTRAEVARLFAAITEPRFRTILRLIYACGLRIREATTLEVTDIKREPCRLHLHHTKGQKERYVPLPESMLEELRAYWRTHRHPKWVFPGTGRGWREGPGARERLALASEPMGVGSIQNCLRLVVPVAKLPKGTHPHTLRHSYATHLLEEGVSIRLIAQFMGHSSIETTAIYTHLTAVNEAAARAAVSRLLDGI; translated from the coding sequence ATGTCCAAAAACAAATCCACCCGTAAAGGTCGCGACTTCCGTCGTGACGTCACCGAACAGTATCAATCGTTAGTGCGCTTCGATGAGATGCTCAAGCTGCGAAGCATGGCCTTCTCCACCCGCTCGGAGTATGTGCGCTACGTGCGCAAACTCGCGCAGCACGTGAAGCGCGATCCGGCCGAATTGAACGAGGCGCAGCTTCGCGCCTACCTGCTGCACCTCAAGGAGGTCCACCACTACAGCGGCAGCACGATGCGCACCGCCGTGTGCGCCATGCGCAACTTCTACGGCAAGTTGCTGGGCCACCCGTGGAAGCTGTTCGACCTGGTGCGCTCGCCCGATCGCAAAACCTTGCCCGCGGTGCTCACCCGCGCCGAGGTGGCGCGGTTGTTCGCGGCGATCACCGAACCTCGGTTTCGCACCATCCTGCGACTCATCTATGCGTGCGGGTTGCGTATCCGTGAAGCAACGACACTAGAGGTGACCGATATCAAGCGTGAGCCGTGCCGACTGCATCTGCACCACACGAAGGGGCAAAAGGAGCGCTACGTGCCGCTGCCCGAATCGATGCTCGAGGAGTTGCGCGCCTACTGGCGCACGCACCGGCATCCGAAGTGGGTGTTCCCTGGCACCGGTCGGGGCTGGCGCGAGGGGCCCGGTGCGCGCGAGCGCCTGGCTCTCGCGTCCGAACCGATGGGCGTGGGTTCGATCCAAAACTGCCTGCGGTTGGTCGTGCCGGTGGCCAAACTGCCCAAGGGCACCCACCCGCACACGCTGCGTCATTCGTATGCGACGCACCTGCTCGAAGAGGGCGTGAGCATCCGCTTGATTGCGCAGTTCATGGGCCACTCCTCCATTGAAACGACCGCCATTTACACGCATCTGACCGCCGTCAATGAAGCCGCCGCTCGCGCGGCGGTGAGTCGTTTGCTCGACGGCATTTAG
- a CDS encoding FG-GAP-like repeat-containing protein: MKFHCFLLSLAATATFAAAGIPDYDKHQLSGAFLSEGATFADLNNDGHADAIAGPYWYAAPEFKERHPIYPPQLFDPLAYSDNFFAFGHDFNRDGWTDILVLGFPGQTATWYENPTTAAPDTPWTPHVVFDGLDNESPTFDDLLGTGSPVLICNHDKTFGYATFDPVDPTAPWTYHPITPVGNYGKFNHALGFGDLNGDGRADLLERGGWWEQPADLTGDPIWQHHPFEFNQGGAQMLVTDVNGDGLADVVTSIRAHGYGLSWFEQQRTADGAITFAEHVILARDGSTAPGSIQFSQLHALALADLDGDGLDDIVTGKRWWAHGNHGDPEPNGDPVIYAFLLRRAADGSATYEPHLVDDRSGVGVQLVVTDANADGTPDIISANKRGTFVFMSQSTSAPASVTLPVWPGSAPGETMTYPPETDTTGPDGRLAANRRVTRIGNVSTPTLTVYRPAPSLANGTAVVVCPGGGYRILAMDLEGTEVCDWLNSLGVTAVLLKYRVPRREDVPYRQPPLQDLQRTLGLVRTHARDWGIDPAKVGVLGFSAGAHLAASASNNYSARTYPAIDAADQLSSRPDFTLLIYPAYLVDADNRAQLAPELGVTVNTPPTFIVMTGDDPLGIDNALHYYAALHAVEVSAELHVYPTGGHGYGLRRTAEEVTTWPARAEAWLSATGLLPARP, translated from the coding sequence ATGAAATTCCACTGCTTCCTCCTCAGCCTCGCCGCCACGGCAACGTTCGCCGCTGCCGGAATCCCCGACTACGACAAACACCAACTCAGCGGCGCGTTCCTCAGCGAGGGCGCGACCTTTGCCGACCTCAACAATGACGGTCACGCCGACGCCATCGCCGGCCCTTACTGGTATGCCGCCCCGGAATTTAAAGAGCGCCACCCCATCTACCCGCCCCAGCTTTTCGATCCACTCGCCTACTCCGACAACTTCTTCGCGTTCGGCCACGACTTCAACCGCGACGGCTGGACCGATATTCTCGTGCTCGGCTTCCCCGGCCAAACCGCCACGTGGTATGAGAACCCCACCACCGCCGCTCCCGACACGCCATGGACGCCCCACGTTGTTTTCGACGGTCTCGACAACGAGTCCCCCACCTTCGACGACCTGCTCGGCACCGGCTCACCCGTCCTGATCTGCAACCACGACAAAACCTTTGGCTACGCCACCTTCGATCCAGTCGACCCCACCGCCCCGTGGACCTACCACCCCATCACGCCCGTCGGCAACTATGGCAAATTCAACCACGCCCTCGGCTTCGGTGATCTCAATGGCGACGGCCGCGCCGACTTGCTCGAACGCGGCGGCTGGTGGGAGCAACCCGCCGACCTCACCGGCGATCCCATCTGGCAACATCATCCGTTCGAGTTCAACCAAGGCGGCGCGCAAATGCTCGTGACCGACGTCAACGGCGACGGCCTCGCCGATGTCGTCACCTCCATTCGCGCCCACGGCTACGGTCTGTCCTGGTTCGAGCAACAACGCACCGCCGACGGTGCCATCACCTTTGCCGAACACGTCATTCTCGCTCGCGACGGTTCCACCGCCCCCGGTAGCATCCAGTTTTCCCAACTCCATGCCCTCGCCCTCGCCGACCTCGATGGCGACGGCCTCGACGACATCGTCACCGGCAAACGCTGGTGGGCCCACGGCAACCACGGCGACCCCGAGCCCAACGGCGATCCCGTCATCTACGCCTTCCTCCTCCGCCGCGCCGCCGATGGCTCCGCCACCTATGAGCCGCACCTCGTCGACGACCGCTCCGGCGTCGGGGTGCAGCTCGTCGTCACCGACGCCAACGCCGACGGCACCCCCGACATCATTTCCGCCAACAAACGCGGCACCTTTGTCTTCATGTCTCAATCCACCTCCGCTCCTGCTTCCGTCACGCTCCCGGTCTGGCCCGGCTCCGCGCCCGGCGAAACCATGACCTACCCGCCGGAAACCGATACCACCGGCCCCGACGGACGCCTCGCCGCCAACCGCCGTGTCACCCGGATCGGCAACGTATCCACCCCCACGCTCACCGTATACCGCCCGGCGCCCTCCCTGGCCAACGGCACCGCTGTCGTCGTGTGCCCAGGTGGCGGATACAGGATTCTCGCCATGGACCTTGAGGGCACCGAAGTTTGCGACTGGCTGAACTCGCTCGGTGTCACCGCCGTCCTGCTCAAATATCGCGTGCCGCGCCGCGAAGACGTGCCCTATCGTCAGCCTCCCCTGCAAGACCTGCAACGCACCCTCGGCCTCGTCCGCACGCACGCGAGGGACTGGGGCATCGATCCGGCCAAAGTCGGCGTGCTCGGCTTCTCCGCCGGCGCTCATCTCGCCGCCTCGGCCAGCAACAACTATTCCGCGCGCACCTACCCGGCGATCGACGCAGCCGATCAACTCAGCAGCCGCCCCGATTTCACCCTGCTCATCTACCCCGCGTATCTCGTCGACGCCGACAACCGCGCTCAACTCGCACCTGAACTTGGCGTCACCGTCAATACGCCCCCGACCTTCATCGTCATGACCGGGGACGACCCCCTCGGCATCGACAACGCCCTCCACTACTACGCCGCGCTCCACGCGGTCGAAGTCTCGGCGGAACTTCACGTGTATCCAACTGGAGGACACGGCTACGGCCTCCGCCGCACCGCCGAAGAAGTCACCACCTGGCCCGCCCGCGCCGAAGCCTGGCTCTCCGCCACCGGTTTGCTCCCGGCCCGCCCTTAA
- a CDS encoding IS91 family transposase has product MSALAEWLGAQAPGYACTHAISPAQRRALAAIARCRTPEMGGRVYRCAHCTKHDFAYHSCHHRSCPRCGGARTAAWTQRQRDRLLPVPYFMVTFTLPAPLRAIFAAEPKVMIDLLFGESARALQTIASLPKHLGADLGMTGVLHTWGRQMQLHPHVHFIVPGGGLAEDGTAWRHTRKPEWLVPSAPVAARFRQGMAAALRVALPGRHAQVPDSCWRQPWVVDIQHVGSGEAAIKYLARYVQRTAISDERIRTMDAKTVRFGYRDSASGEHKECTLDAAEFMRRYLQHVLPTGVHRVRHFGWEHPAAWRRRRVVETLLAVEIVVRPKQAEDVVQWHLVCPHCQAESLRCVGTLPRVARSPPFVPRAA; this is encoded by the coding sequence GTGTCGGCCTTGGCCGAGTGGCTCGGGGCGCAAGCCCCGGGCTACGCGTGCACGCATGCCATCAGCCCGGCGCAGCGCCGGGCGTTGGCGGCGATCGCGCGGTGTCGGACGCCCGAGATGGGCGGCCGCGTGTATCGCTGTGCCCACTGCACAAAGCACGACTTCGCCTACCATAGCTGCCATCACCGCTCGTGTCCGCGGTGCGGCGGGGCCCGCACGGCGGCATGGACGCAGCGCCAGCGGGACCGCTTGCTGCCGGTGCCATATTTTATGGTGACCTTCACACTGCCCGCACCGCTGCGCGCGATCTTCGCGGCGGAGCCGAAGGTGATGATCGACCTGCTCTTTGGCGAGTCGGCCCGCGCGCTGCAAACGATCGCATCGTTGCCCAAACACCTCGGAGCCGATCTCGGCATGACCGGCGTGTTGCACACGTGGGGACGCCAAATGCAGTTGCATCCGCACGTGCACTTCATCGTGCCGGGCGGTGGTTTGGCTGAAGATGGAACCGCATGGCGCCATACCCGCAAACCCGAGTGGCTCGTGCCGTCTGCGCCGGTCGCGGCGCGCTTCCGCCAAGGCATGGCGGCGGCGCTACGCGTTGCGTTGCCTGGAAGGCACGCGCAAGTGCCCGACTCGTGCTGGCGGCAACCGTGGGTGGTCGACATCCAGCACGTCGGCTCGGGCGAAGCGGCGATCAAATACCTCGCTCGCTACGTGCAGCGCACCGCCATCAGCGATGAACGTATCCGAACCATGGATGCGAAGACGGTTCGCTTTGGCTACCGCGACAGTGCGAGTGGTGAGCACAAGGAATGCACGTTGGATGCGGCTGAGTTCATGCGGCGATACTTGCAGCACGTCTTGCCGACCGGAGTCCACCGCGTGCGCCACTTCGGCTGGGAGCACCCGGCCGCGTGGCGACGCCGACGGGTGGTCGAGACCTTGCTCGCCGTGGAGATCGTTGTGCGCCCGAAGCAGGCCGAGGACGTGGTGCAGTGGCACCTGGTGTGCCCGCATTGCCAAGCCGAGTCGTTGCGCTGCGTCGGCACCCTGCCACGCGTCGCACGTTCGCCTCCGTTCGTCCCACGGGCCGCATGA